The genomic stretch CTCATCCCAAGTATAACTGGTAGCCGTTTTGTATGCTAGGGAGGACATTTTTTGCCACTCTTGTTGTGACATTTGTACTATTTCTTCAATAGCCCTTGCCATATCCTCAGGATTTTCCGGTTTTACTAGAATCCCCCCACCTTTGCTTAACAACTCCGGTGCTGCCCCTGCAGGAGTTCCTATTACAGGAGTACGACAAGCCATAGCTTCCAGAATAGGCAACCCGAAACCCTCCACCCTACTACCAAAAAGCCAGGCGTCACACTGGGCATATATATTTCTAATCTCATCCTGGGGTGGCAATCGATAATATACACACTTAGTAGGCAAAGGCAACCTAGGTAGAGGGGGTATAGTGCCAAACGCCACCAATCGTAGAGAAGGTATTCTCTCCGCTGCTATCCGAAAAGCCGTCAGACTAATATCACATCCCTTCCAGTATATATCAGAATACATTAGTCCTACAGTAGGAATCTCATTTTTTCCCCGTGGTGGCGCATAAAACTGCCGTAAATCCACGGCATCTGGAACTAAATCTACATTCTCATCCCCGTATTCCCTCCTCATCACCTCCACCAACCATCTGGAAACCGTCACCTTATGTAGTGGTAAACCATAAGTTGCTGCCGCCCTTTCCTTTGGCAAGTAGTCGTGTACCTCATGATGTCTT from Geminocystis sp. M7585_C2015_104 encodes the following:
- a CDS encoding glycosyltransferase family 4 protein, giving the protein MRVTFVLPNWEGNLAGGIRANVTLAYHLQKRGHEVQLYCPKKRSPGWKQRIKNWLKGKGWNGRQTRFSYVEEVDIPAIVVNHLPPLRDEDLPDADVVVATWWETAEWVAGLSRSKGAKVYMVRHHEVHDYLPKERAAATYGLPLHKVTVSRWLVEVMRREYGDENVDLVPDAVDLRQFYAPPRGKNEIPTVGLMYSDIYWKGCDISLTAFRIAAERIPSLRLVAFGTIPPLPRLPLPTKCVYYRLPPQDEIRNIYAQCDAWLFGSRVEGFGLPILEAMACRTPVIGTPAGAAPELLSKGGGILVKPENPEDMARAIEEIVQMSQQEWQKMSSLAYKTATSYTWDEAAELFEKALCRAIERTRKGEI